Proteins found in one Borreliella valaisiana VS116 genomic segment:
- the secD gene encoding protein translocase subunit SecD: MKKGSKLILILLVTFFACLLIFPTLKWYFLMSSEDKKISSYSQEALRDYSKKKALNDLVQLKELYNKDPNSSIPTSLSYLIPIAKNNYKSSMKIPPKFFTAKSLREGFLTDSDMGEVSLEIYKYYEKIKKSKSRIIHLGLDLSGGMGVTISLDYSSVEKKLGRSLTFAEKEDAIYRIMQILKDRVDRFGLTEPKIAREAGGNKIFLDIPGEKDESRVNTLLSGKGNLTFYVVDDESTTLLHKRILEAGSFFSISKIQANMNLPDSKQIFPWYVKDSYGVDDESTVRYYVVDVSPENSFDGAHIKDAGVSNDPRTGRDIVVFNLDVDGSEKFFKFTQKNVGKSLAVVMEGKIKSVAGIGYAITGGNVSIQGDSFDKKEALDLALVFKTAAFPVEIKIDDLRIIGPTLGAKTVDLGIKASMLALCLVFLFMCVYYGFSGFVAGFSLVIYNVFLILAILSAFNFTLTLTSIAGLILTMGMAVDINIIIYERIKEEIREGRKFENAFEDGFKKAFLSIMDANVTTFIAVLFLTLLGTGVIQGFAWSLSVGIVASLFSSLIFSRFILEFIMSVRKSKFISISWSSKYAKSN; this comes from the coding sequence TATTGTTGGTGACGTTTTTTGCGTGTCTTTTAATATTCCCGACTTTAAAGTGGTATTTTTTAATGAGTAGTGAGGATAAAAAGATAAGCTCATATTCACAAGAGGCCTTAAGGGATTATTCAAAGAAAAAAGCTTTGAATGATCTTGTTCAGCTTAAAGAGTTGTATAATAAAGATCCCAATAGCAGTATTCCGACTAGTCTGTCTTATTTAATCCCGATAGCAAAAAATAATTATAAGTCTTCAATGAAAATTCCTCCTAAATTTTTTACTGCTAAATCTTTGCGTGAAGGATTTTTGACCGATTCTGATATGGGAGAAGTAAGTTTAGAGATTTATAAATATTATGAGAAGATAAAGAAGAGTAAAAGTAGAATAATACATCTTGGACTTGATTTGTCTGGGGGGATGGGTGTTACCATTTCTCTTGATTATTCAAGTGTTGAAAAAAAATTAGGTCGTTCTTTGACCTTTGCTGAGAAAGAAGATGCTATTTATCGAATAATGCAAATTCTTAAGGATAGGGTAGATAGGTTTGGACTTACAGAGCCTAAAATTGCAAGAGAGGCTGGAGGAAATAAAATTTTCTTAGATATTCCTGGAGAAAAAGATGAGAGCAGGGTGAACACTCTTTTGAGTGGGAAAGGTAATTTAACTTTTTATGTGGTTGATGACGAATCTACAACACTTTTGCATAAAAGAATATTAGAAGCGGGGTCTTTTTTTTCTATTTCCAAAATTCAGGCAAATATGAACCTTCCAGATAGTAAGCAAATTTTTCCTTGGTATGTTAAAGATTCTTATGGGGTAGATGATGAGTCAACAGTTCGTTATTATGTAGTTGATGTAAGTCCTGAAAATTCATTTGATGGTGCTCACATTAAAGATGCTGGGGTCTCTAATGATCCTAGAACGGGTCGAGATATTGTTGTTTTTAATCTTGATGTTGATGGAAGTGAAAAATTTTTTAAATTTACTCAGAAAAATGTTGGAAAGTCTTTGGCTGTTGTCATGGAAGGTAAAATTAAGTCTGTGGCAGGAATTGGGTATGCCATTACTGGTGGTAATGTTTCGATTCAAGGCGACTCTTTTGATAAAAAAGAGGCCTTGGATCTTGCCTTAGTTTTTAAAACCGCTGCTTTTCCAGTTGAGATTAAAATAGATGATTTGAGAATAATAGGACCTACTCTTGGTGCTAAAACTGTTGATCTTGGTATTAAAGCTTCTATGCTTGCTCTTTGTTTGGTTTTTTTGTTTATGTGTGTTTATTATGGTTTTAGTGGTTTTGTAGCCGGGTTTTCACTTGTTATTTATAATGTATTTTTAATTTTAGCAATATTGTCGGCTTTTAATTTTACTTTAACTTTAACAAGTATTGCAGGTCTTATTTTGACAATGGGTATGGCCGTAGACATAAATATAATTATTTATGAGAGAATTAAAGAAGAAATTAGAGAAGGTAGAAAATTTGAAAATGCTTTTGAAGATGGTTTTAAAAAAGCCTTTTTATCTATTATGGATGCAAATGTAACGACATTTATTGCGGTGCTTTTTTTAACCCTTCTTGGGACGGGAGTTATTCAAGGTTTTGCATGGTC